Proteins from a single region of Lentimicrobium saccharophilum:
- a CDS encoding energy transducer TonB family protein, producing MDRDKIKGLAGTVIFHALLLVMLIFLALRTPLPLPEEAGVEVNLGYSDEGMGELQPRELATGEAIPAPSQPAASNEDIVTDDSEEVPAIQPVRKEKPAEVVKTESKPAVKPEPKPKPQPVVNPDAMYKPKQGTSSQGGNQGTTGKPGDQGKPTGDPDAQGYDGIGGAGGGVSFSLEGRTRRQIPPPPNTFRDRGTVVVTIYVNRAGEVTRINAPSRGSTTSNAELIRLAKEAAMKARFSAKEDAPEEQRGTITYIFELN from the coding sequence ATGGACAGAGATAAAATAAAGGGCCTAGCGGGAACGGTGATATTTCATGCGTTGCTGCTGGTCATGCTTATCTTTCTGGCTTTGCGGACTCCCCTTCCACTTCCTGAAGAAGCCGGAGTTGAAGTAAACCTGGGCTATTCCGATGAAGGCATGGGCGAACTGCAACCCCGTGAACTGGCCACGGGAGAAGCTATTCCCGCCCCTTCCCAGCCTGCAGCGTCAAATGAGGATATTGTAACAGACGACTCAGAGGAAGTACCTGCCATACAACCGGTAAGAAAAGAAAAACCGGCCGAGGTTGTAAAAACCGAGTCTAAGCCGGCTGTAAAGCCGGAACCCAAGCCCAAACCGCAACCGGTTGTCAATCCGGATGCTATGTATAAGCCCAAGCAGGGCACTTCAAGTCAGGGAGGCAATCAGGGTACAACCGGGAAACCGGGCGATCAGGGGAAACCCACCGGAGATCCGGATGCACAGGGGTATGACGGAATTGGCGGTGCCGGTGGCGGCGTTTCCTTTAGTCTTGAAGGACGCACCCGCAGACAAATACCTCCGCCGCCCAATACTTTCCGTGACAGGGGAACCGTTGTGGTTACCATCTATGTAAACAGAGCCGGAGAAGTAACCCGTATCAACGCACCTTCCAGGGGTAGTACGACTTCAAATGCCGAACTTATCCGTCTTGCAAAGGAGGCAGCTATGAAAGCCCGTTTCAGTGCTAAAGAAGATGCCCCTGAAGAACAAAGGGGAACGATTACATATATTTTCGAGTTGAACTAA
- a CDS encoding bifunctional folylpolyglutamate synthase/dihydrofolate synthase, with protein sequence MNYQQTLDYMFSRLPMFQRIGAAAYKANLDNTIALCELTGHPYRKFRSIHVAGTNGKGSVSHMLASIMQENGLKTGLFTSPHLKDFRERIKVDGTMVSRDFVTGFIEKYKQDFEKIKPSFFEMTFAMAMCWFEEMQVDIAIIETGMGGRLDSTNVITPLLSIITNVGYDHTQFLGKTLQEIAAEKAGIIKSEVPVVIGETLPGSAEVFRETASKKNAPILFADEVVKVVKDGRHPVAGEMMVTAFHSLKKSILKSPLTGNYQLKNIATVIAATDLLQTTYAFFANLTVTAGIHKTIQNTGLAGRWQVFKEKPLIICDIGHNPDGISEIVHQLNSMEFNQLHFVIGVVNDKDITKMLSLLPMNARYYFCKADIPRGLDAKELQAKALEFELFGDSYMSVAAAYHAAVDAAADNDLIFVGGSAFVVAEVI encoded by the coding sequence ATGAATTACCAGCAAACCCTGGATTACATGTTCAGCAGGCTGCCCATGTTTCAACGCATCGGAGCAGCAGCGTACAAGGCAAATCTGGATAACACCATTGCCCTGTGCGAACTCACCGGGCATCCTTACCGGAAATTCAGGTCCATTCATGTGGCCGGGACCAATGGCAAAGGATCCGTTTCGCATATGCTGGCCTCCATTATGCAGGAAAATGGCCTGAAAACCGGATTATTTACCTCTCCTCACCTGAAAGACTTCAGGGAACGGATCAAGGTGGACGGAACAATGGTTTCCCGGGATTTTGTAACCGGTTTCATCGAAAAGTATAAGCAGGATTTCGAAAAGATCAAGCCGTCATTCTTTGAAATGACCTTTGCCATGGCAATGTGCTGGTTCGAAGAAATGCAGGTTGACATAGCAATCATTGAAACGGGTATGGGCGGCCGGCTGGATTCCACTAATGTGATTACCCCATTGCTTTCAATAATTACCAACGTAGGGTATGATCACACTCAATTCCTGGGAAAGACCCTGCAGGAGATCGCTGCTGAAAAGGCCGGAATCATCAAATCCGAAGTACCTGTGGTAATCGGGGAAACCCTGCCGGGATCAGCGGAGGTGTTCCGGGAAACAGCGTCAAAAAAGAATGCTCCCATTCTTTTCGCGGATGAGGTTGTTAAGGTTGTTAAGGATGGCAGGCATCCGGTGGCAGGAGAAATGATGGTGACCGCATTTCATTCGCTAAAGAAAAGTATTCTTAAATCACCACTTACAGGAAATTATCAGCTAAAGAATATTGCAACTGTTATCGCAGCTACCGACCTTCTTCAAACCACCTATGCATTTTTTGCCAACCTTACGGTTACCGCAGGTATTCACAAAACCATTCAGAACACAGGATTAGCCGGACGGTGGCAGGTATTTAAGGAAAAACCGCTCATCATTTGCGATATCGGTCATAACCCCGACGGGATCAGCGAAATAGTACATCAGCTTAACAGCATGGAATTCAACCAGTTACATTTCGTTATCGGTGTTGTCAACGACAAGGACATCACGAAAATGCTTTCACTCCTGCCTATGAATGCCAGGTACTATTTCTGTAAAGCTGATATTCCAAGGGGGCTCGATGCAAAGGAACTCCAGGCAAAGGCCCTTGAGTTTGAGCTTTTTGGCGATAGCTATATGTCAGTGGCGGCTGCCTATCATGCAGCTGTTGATGCGGCGGCTGATAATGATCTGATTTTTGTAGGTGGCAGTGCTTTTGTAGTGGCGGAAGTTATCTGA
- the thiS gene encoding sulfur carrier protein ThiS, translating into MKIILNNKSETFDKEQLTISELLAVKNFTFKMLVVKINGELVRRHEFDKSTVRDGDDVMVLHLVSGG; encoded by the coding sequence ATGAAAATCATTCTCAATAACAAGTCTGAAACGTTCGATAAAGAGCAATTGACCATATCGGAGTTGCTCGCTGTGAAGAATTTCACTTTTAAAATGCTTGTGGTAAAGATTAACGGCGAGCTTGTCAGGCGTCATGAATTCGACAAGTCGACTGTCAGAGACGGGGATGATGTTATGGTTTTGCACCTTGTATCCGGTGGTTGA
- the thiF gene encoding sulfur carrier protein ThiS adenylyltransferase ThiF — protein sequence MSFERAAEISVYLKKYTVGIAGCGGLGSNCAVALARAGVGKLVIADYDIVTIHNLNRQYYFHDQIGRLKVHALRENIQRINPDVSVKAFDLKLCTSDIVDLYSKCDVIVEAFDKAEMKYMIIETVLSRIPGKPLVVGVGMAGWGNTNLLHCRYSENLIICGDESSEVSESLPVLAPRVGVVANMQANEVLKILLKEFKPVHE from the coding sequence ATGTCATTTGAAAGAGCTGCCGAGATCAGTGTTTATCTGAAAAAATATACAGTTGGAATTGCAGGCTGTGGCGGCTTGGGATCGAATTGCGCCGTCGCTTTGGCGCGTGCCGGCGTTGGCAAACTGGTTATAGCTGATTATGACATCGTCACCATTCATAATCTGAACCGGCAGTATTACTTTCATGACCAGATCGGCCGGCTGAAAGTACATGCACTGAGGGAAAATATTCAAAGAATCAATCCTGATGTTTCCGTTAAGGCTTTTGATCTTAAACTGTGTACTTCCGATATTGTGGATTTGTATTCGAAATGTGATGTTATCGTTGAAGCTTTTGACAAAGCAGAGATGAAGTATATGATCATTGAGACCGTACTGTCCAGAATTCCCGGAAAACCGCTTGTGGTCGGGGTAGGTATGGCTGGATGGGGAAATACAAACCTTTTGCATTGCAGATATTCTGAAAATCTGATTATCTGCGGGGACGAGTCTTCTGAAGTCTCGGAATCACTGCCCGTGTTAGCCCCCAGGGTAGGTGTCGTTGCGAATATGCAGGCCAATGAAGTCCTGAAAATCCTTCTAAAGGAGTTTAAACCTGTTCACGAATAA
- a CDS encoding aldehyde ferredoxin oxidoreductase family protein, which yields MDLTVLKDSLRLIKEYRYSWAPIEKGYNNRTVYVNVGTHDILEKPVTPQMKEKFIGGKGFGLRLLWDATTPTTRWNDPDNEIVIGMGPICGITQYSGTGKSLVVTISPQTDIVIDSNVGGYFGPFLKFCGFDALELQGKSEKDLVILFDETREVIEIYETIDLPGDSHLLAEKLTEIFAEEESGRKNVSVVSAGTAAEHSLIGMLNFSFFDSKRKVVRLKQAGRGGIGTVFRDKGILALVAKAKGVKGNLNNVVDLDAIMERGRRFNREMRELDDKQCEMRSKGTAHLTNVMNDYDLLPTNNFKFGSHPDAIKIHSEVYKERFTQGVPDGCWIGCNMSCAKGVDNYELRSGPYKGSKVIVDGPEYETASSLGSIAGIFNPDFTIEGNFYCDTYGICTISWGTILGFVMECYEAGVLNDERTGGLKLNFGNADDAMELLHQVARGEGFGKIAGLGVRKMKEMFIANGWGDPQFLQDIGMENKGLEYSQYISKESLAQQGGYAMTNKGPQHDEAWLIFMDMVNNQIPTFENKAEALHYFPMFRTWFGLQGLCKLPWNDVEPESNALSGEPAKVPEHVDNYVTIYNAVTGNNIDKHEIIRQSERVYNFQRIFNIRRGYGLRKHDAQPYRAAGPVTAEEYLSRQERYDKQLSELQGLDPSKMTLEEKMAATRKYREDRYEQLLDAVYFRRGWNSNGVPKIEHLKKIGMDLPELIEVVAPLQ from the coding sequence ATGGACCTTACAGTTTTAAAAGACTCACTGCGATTGATCAAGGAGTACCGCTATTCATGGGCCCCGATTGAAAAAGGATACAACAACAGAACGGTTTATGTGAATGTTGGAACCCATGACATTCTTGAAAAGCCGGTCACCCCTCAAATGAAAGAAAAATTCATCGGTGGTAAAGGATTTGGGCTAAGGCTTTTGTGGGATGCCACTACACCCACCACCCGGTGGAACGATCCTGACAATGAGATCGTAATCGGCATGGGACCAATCTGCGGAATTACACAATATTCCGGAACCGGAAAGTCACTGGTGGTTACCATCTCACCTCAAACCGACATTGTAATTGACAGTAATGTTGGTGGTTACTTTGGCCCTTTTCTCAAATTCTGCGGTTTTGATGCATTAGAACTTCAGGGTAAAAGTGAAAAGGATCTGGTAATCCTGTTCGACGAAACCCGTGAAGTAATTGAGATATATGAAACCATTGATCTCCCGGGAGACAGTCATCTGCTGGCTGAAAAACTTACCGAAATATTTGCTGAGGAAGAAAGCGGGCGCAAAAATGTATCTGTGGTTTCGGCAGGAACAGCGGCAGAACATTCCCTTATCGGTATGCTCAATTTCAGCTTCTTCGATTCAAAACGTAAAGTTGTCAGGCTTAAACAAGCCGGCCGGGGCGGTATCGGTACTGTTTTCCGCGATAAAGGGATTCTTGCCCTGGTAGCCAAAGCCAAGGGAGTAAAAGGCAATCTTAACAACGTGGTTGACCTTGATGCCATCATGGAACGCGGGCGCCGGTTCAACCGTGAAATGCGCGAACTCGATGACAAGCAGTGTGAAATGCGCTCAAAAGGAACGGCACACCTCACCAATGTCATGAACGACTATGACCTGCTGCCTACCAATAACTTCAAGTTCGGCAGCCATCCGGATGCAATAAAAATTCACTCCGAGGTATACAAGGAAAGATTTACACAGGGTGTTCCCGATGGCTGCTGGATCGGATGCAACATGTCATGCGCCAAGGGCGTGGATAATTATGAGCTGCGTTCGGGCCCGTACAAAGGTTCCAAAGTCATTGTAGACGGACCGGAATATGAAACCGCTTCTTCTCTCGGCTCCATTGCCGGTATCTTTAATCCCGACTTTACCATTGAGGGCAACTTCTATTGCGACACCTATGGCATTTGCACCATTTCATGGGGAACCATCCTTGGATTTGTTATGGAGTGCTACGAAGCAGGGGTTCTCAACGACGAGCGCACCGGTGGCCTTAAACTGAACTTCGGGAATGCCGATGATGCCATGGAATTGCTGCATCAGGTTGCCAGGGGTGAAGGCTTTGGCAAGATTGCCGGACTCGGAGTCAGAAAAATGAAGGAAATGTTCATCGCCAACGGATGGGGAGATCCGCAGTTTCTTCAGGATATAGGAATGGAAAACAAGGGACTGGAATATTCACAATACATCTCTAAAGAATCACTGGCTCAGCAGGGCGGATACGCCATGACCAATAAAGGCCCTCAGCATGATGAAGCCTGGCTTATTTTCATGGACATGGTAAATAACCAGATTCCTACTTTTGAAAACAAAGCTGAAGCGTTGCATTACTTCCCGATGTTCAGAACATGGTTTGGTTTACAGGGGCTTTGCAAATTACCCTGGAATGACGTGGAGCCTGAAAGCAATGCACTAAGCGGTGAACCGGCAAAAGTGCCGGAACATGTTGACAACTATGTGACCATATACAATGCAGTAACCGGCAATAATATCGATAAGCACGAAATTATCCGCCAGTCGGAAAGGGTATACAATTTCCAGCGCATCTTTAATATCCGTCGCGGTTACGGCCTCAGGAAACATGATGCGCAGCCTTACCGGGCGGCCGGCCCTGTGACAGCCGAGGAATACCTGTCGCGCCAGGAGCGTTATGACAAACAGCTTTCAGAACTGCAGGGACTTGATCCTTCAAAAATGACGCTGGAAGAAAAAATGGCCGCCACCCGAAAGTATCGCGAAGACCGTTACGAGCAATTACTGGATGCCGTTTACTTCAGGAGAGGGTGGAACAGCAATGGCGTTCCGAAAATCGAGCATTTGAAGAAGATCGGCATGGACCTTCCTGAACTGATCGAGGTGGTTGCTCCGCTGCAATAG
- a CDS encoding sugar-transfer associated ATP-grasp domain-containing protein, translating to MSKRTLVSKMEDFFSIVLKDPDRKSMPLIIREYAGFLVSKPSVAEQYFPKFLYRKGVDNCKDYLMTPAIQQKCWALNDPNYYSLLDNKYLFERFCNQHQISIHPSIAQSYNSLVLIDNRVLQINSPEEFLGVIELLTAKLVASEFIFIKKMHGSGGGSNIFKVSFSSLKRDKVELEKVYNAVIRSDFIFQEQLQQHEAINRLNPYCVNTLRIETFTNRHKVSRIMSGNIRIGLNKAHVDNVSKGGAFVGVDMEKGVLREEAFSDFTHGRGKTHRVHPETGLLFRDYPLPYFKEIVSLVESAASITPGLRIIGWDVAITDKGPVLIEANEQPSLMFAEIGQKGMIKNPVFMEMYNEVTGKY from the coding sequence ATGAGTAAGCGAACCCTGGTTTCAAAAATGGAGGATTTTTTTTCAATAGTTCTGAAAGATCCTGACAGAAAAAGCATGCCATTAATAATCAGGGAGTATGCAGGTTTTCTGGTCAGCAAGCCTTCCGTTGCGGAGCAGTATTTTCCAAAATTTCTTTACAGGAAAGGAGTGGACAACTGTAAGGATTACCTGATGACCCCTGCCATACAGCAAAAATGCTGGGCACTGAATGATCCAAACTATTATTCTCTGCTGGATAACAAATACCTGTTTGAGCGCTTCTGTAACCAGCATCAAATCAGCATACACCCGAGCATAGCCCAAAGCTATAATTCCCTTGTCCTTATTGATAACAGGGTTCTGCAAATTAATTCGCCTGAAGAATTCCTGGGTGTCATTGAATTGCTTACGGCAAAACTTGTCGCATCGGAATTTATTTTTATTAAAAAGATGCATGGATCAGGAGGGGGCAGCAATATTTTCAAGGTATCTTTTTCTTCGTTGAAGAGAGATAAAGTTGAACTTGAAAAAGTTTATAATGCAGTAATCCGGTCAGATTTTATTTTTCAGGAGCAATTGCAGCAGCATGAGGCAATTAACCGCTTAAATCCATATTGTGTAAATACGCTCAGGATTGAAACTTTTACCAACAGACATAAAGTTTCACGTATCATGTCAGGAAATATCAGGATCGGATTGAACAAAGCGCACGTTGACAATGTGTCAAAAGGAGGGGCGTTTGTTGGGGTAGACATGGAGAAGGGCGTTCTGAGGGAGGAGGCATTTTCTGATTTTACCCATGGCAGGGGCAAAACGCATCGCGTGCATCCGGAAACCGGACTTCTCTTCAGAGATTATCCTTTGCCATATTTTAAGGAGATTGTCAGCCTGGTTGAATCTGCCGCCAGCATAACTCCCGGATTAAGAATCATTGGCTGGGATGTAGCCATTACCGACAAGGGTCCGGTACTGATAGAAGCCAATGAACAACCAAGTCTGATGTTTGCAGAAATTGGTCAGAAAGGAATGATAAAAAACCCGGTATTTATGGAAATGTATAATGAAGTGACCGGGAAATATTAA
- the pruA gene encoding L-glutamate gamma-semialdehyde dehydrogenase produces the protein MNNAIFVFDYPENEPVKSYSPGTPERRNLQKELDRMSSETVDIPLIIGGKEVRTGDTEPVVMPHDHGHILANYHKAGPEEVKMAIHAALKAHREWESFSYVERVSVTLRIAELISKKYRATLNAATMLGQSKNAYQAEIDSACETIDFLRFNAHYISDIYHEQPHSDPGFINRIEYRPLEGFIFSLTPFNFTAIASNLNMSPVLMGNTVLWKPASTSILSNYVLMQIFREAGLPEGVINFIPGAGSVVGNAIFTDRNFAGLHFTGSNVTFNRLWMNVAQNLRNYKSYPKIVGETGGKDFIVVHESAHVDEVSTAIVRGAFEYQGQKCSAASRAYLPASLWPLVRNRVGEMLSEVTVGDVREFSNFMNAVIDEASFDNIMNYISKAKQSPDAEVIFGGNGDKSKGYFIEPTVILTKDPHFITMEEEIFGPVLTIYVYEDKDFNEMLKLVDETSPYGLTGAIFAHDRQVLDKASKALKYSAGNLYFNDKPTGAVVGQQPFGGSRQSGTNDKAGSHLNLIRWTSPRTIKETLLPPTDFRYPFMKEDRCH, from the coding sequence ATGAATAATGCCATATTTGTTTTTGATTACCCTGAAAATGAACCGGTAAAGTCTTATTCACCAGGGACTCCGGAGCGTCGTAATCTGCAGAAGGAACTAGACAGGATGTCTTCCGAAACGGTGGATATCCCGCTGATCATTGGCGGAAAAGAGGTCAGAACCGGGGATACTGAACCGGTAGTGATGCCGCACGATCACGGGCATATCCTGGCAAATTATCACAAGGCCGGTCCTGAGGAGGTTAAGATGGCCATTCATGCAGCCCTGAAGGCCCACAGGGAGTGGGAGTCATTTTCTTATGTGGAGCGCGTTTCCGTTACCCTCAGGATAGCTGAACTTATCTCTAAGAAATACAGGGCAACCCTCAACGCTGCCACCATGCTTGGCCAAAGTAAGAACGCATATCAGGCTGAAATCGACAGCGCCTGCGAAACCATTGATTTTCTCAGGTTCAATGCGCATTACATTTCTGACATTTACCATGAACAGCCTCATTCGGATCCTGGCTTTATCAACAGAATTGAATACCGTCCGCTTGAGGGATTCATCTTTTCGCTTACTCCGTTCAATTTTACCGCAATAGCATCCAATCTCAACATGTCGCCCGTGTTGATGGGCAATACAGTCCTTTGGAAACCCGCTTCCACTTCAATTCTGTCAAACTACGTGCTGATGCAGATATTCCGTGAAGCCGGACTGCCTGAGGGGGTGATAAATTTTATTCCTGGAGCCGGATCGGTGGTCGGCAATGCAATATTTACAGACCGGAATTTTGCCGGATTGCATTTCACCGGGTCCAACGTAACCTTTAACCGCCTGTGGATGAATGTTGCCCAGAATCTGAGGAATTACAAATCATACCCTAAAATTGTGGGCGAAACAGGAGGTAAGGATTTCATTGTTGTTCATGAATCGGCGCACGTGGATGAAGTTTCTACAGCAATTGTCCGCGGAGCTTTTGAGTATCAGGGACAGAAGTGCTCAGCTGCTTCCAGGGCTTATCTGCCTGCATCGCTCTGGCCTTTAGTACGCAACAGGGTAGGGGAGATGCTCTCGGAGGTAACCGTTGGTGATGTGCGTGAATTCAGCAATTTCATGAATGCAGTGATTGACGAGGCATCGTTCGATAATATCATGAATTATATCTCAAAGGCAAAGCAATCGCCGGATGCCGAGGTGATATTCGGAGGTAACGGGGACAAGTCGAAAGGCTATTTTATTGAACCAACCGTTATTCTGACGAAAGATCCCCATTTTATTACCATGGAAGAAGAAATTTTCGGCCCTGTGCTTACAATCTATGTTTATGAAGATAAGGATTTTAACGAAATGCTGAAACTGGTGGATGAGACCTCACCTTATGGATTGACCGGGGCAATCTTTGCGCATGACCGTCAGGTACTTGATAAGGCCAGCAAAGCGTTGAAGTATTCAGCCGGGAACCTTTATTTCAATGATAAACCAACAGGCGCCGTGGTGGGTCAACAGCCTTTCGGGGGTTCCCGGCAGTCAGGTACAAACGACAAAGCCGGTAGCCACCTTAACCTCATCCGCTGGACGAGCCCCAGAACAATCAAAGAAACCCTGCTGCCTCCTACCGATTTTCGTTATCCGTTTATGAAGGAAGACCGTTGTCACTGA
- a CDS encoding (S)-benzoin forming benzil reductase — translation MNAYIITGTSSGIGSSLARNLLSGREGVISISRNENTSLNRLAETNNSFFRHFTFDLSQTDKLPELMDSIFKSLQDVNPERISLINNAGTIEPIGPSGKMDATRIEIHHKTNLIAPAVLINEFIRFTRPLKISKSILNISSGAAHNPYAGWSNYCASKAGLDMLTKSIAIEQSSEEFPVRIISLAPGIVETPMQEKIRATSAGQFPMRNKFIDLYNNHRLSNPDEVAGKIIPLIFSDHPASGTFSDLRNL, via the coding sequence ATGAATGCATACATAATTACAGGTACCAGCTCGGGAATCGGCAGCTCACTTGCCCGGAACCTGCTCTCCGGACGGGAAGGGGTCATCAGCATCTCGCGCAATGAGAACACCAGCTTAAACCGGCTTGCGGAAACCAACAACAGTTTCTTCAGGCACTTTACATTCGACCTGAGCCAAACAGACAAATTACCTGAGCTTATGGACAGCATTTTTAAATCCCTTCAGGATGTAAATCCCGAAAGAATTTCCCTGATTAACAACGCCGGAACCATAGAGCCAATCGGACCTTCAGGCAAAATGGATGCAACCCGGATTGAAATACACCATAAAACAAACCTGATTGCGCCAGCTGTGCTGATCAATGAATTTATCCGCTTTACCCGGCCACTAAAGATCAGCAAAAGCATCCTGAACATCAGTTCCGGGGCTGCACACAATCCTTATGCCGGATGGAGCAATTACTGTGCCTCAAAAGCCGGATTGGATATGCTGACAAAGAGCATTGCTATAGAGCAGTCATCTGAAGAGTTTCCAGTAAGGATCATCTCGCTGGCGCCCGGCATTGTAGAAACGCCCATGCAGGAAAAGATCAGGGCTACCTCAGCAGGTCAGTTTCCCATGCGCAACAAATTTATTGATCTTTATAATAATCACCGCCTGAGTAATCCTGACGAAGTGGCCGGAAAAATCATCCCGCTGATTTTCTCAGATCACCCGGCATCAGGCACGTTCAGCGACCTGAGAAATCTGTAA
- the ppnP gene encoding pyrimidine/purine nucleoside phosphorylase, with the protein MFKTNDYFDGKVKSITFETIEGPATVGVMAAGEYEFGTSSVEYMTVISGEMDVKLPGESGWKTFLPFETFIVPANVKFGVRMKGDTAYRCLYR; encoded by the coding sequence ATGTTCAAAACCAATGATTACTTCGACGGAAAAGTAAAATCGATCACCTTTGAAACCATTGAAGGTCCGGCAACTGTGGGCGTTATGGCAGCCGGTGAATATGAGTTCGGCACTTCTTCTGTCGAATACATGACTGTTATTTCAGGAGAAATGGATGTGAAACTTCCGGGGGAATCCGGGTGGAAAACATTTTTGCCTTTTGAAACATTCATTGTTCCGGCAAATGTAAAATTCGGGGTACGGATGAAAGGTGACACCGCTTACCGTTGTTTATACCGATAG
- a CDS encoding winged helix-turn-helix domain-containing protein: MKASKYEELRLHYKIWFTDKDDNGILGDGKYKILKAIDETGSLMSACEKLGITYRRTWNDLKSIEKRLGFPLLEKTRGGTDGGSSTLTPEGRKLIRAFDNFHENMDEIMQHHFKVLKHQLLSDE; encoded by the coding sequence ATGAAAGCAAGTAAGTACGAAGAGCTTCGTTTGCATTACAAAATATGGTTCACGGACAAGGATGATAACGGCATTCTCGGCGATGGTAAATATAAAATACTTAAAGCCATTGATGAAACCGGATCCTTGATGTCAGCATGCGAAAAGCTGGGCATTACTTACCGGCGGACATGGAATGATCTCAAAAGCATTGAAAAGCGGCTGGGATTTCCATTGCTGGAGAAGACCAGGGGAGGAACAGATGGCGGAAGCAGTACCCTGACTCCCGAAGGCAGGAAACTTATAAGGGCATTTGATAATTTCCATGAGAATATGGACGAAATCATGCAGCATCATTTTAAAGTACTCAAGCACCAGCTTCTTTCAGATGAATAA
- a CDS encoding extracellular solute-binding protein, with protein MNKSGMVYFTAWLLLSAIFISSCRNNQSEKQSTDLSGELTIFHAGSLSVPFKALADSFCRIHPEVSILTESAGSLASIRKITDLNKPCDIMASADYTLIDKLLIPDYASWNLLFAGNEMSIVYHSDSRLADSLSADNWYKILMNPEVRFGRSDPDSDPCGYRAILTMKLTEKFLDQPGLTENFLQKDNKFIRPKEVDLLALLESGSIDYIFLYKSVAIQHKLKYLELSDSINLASPGLQDLYQTVSVEIAGNKPGDKITQHGEAMVYGLTILNNSKNKALAEAFISFILKDGLQIIENLGQTRVIPRLSEKSQAPAFLHEYLVP; from the coding sequence ATGAATAAAAGTGGAATGGTATACTTTACAGCCTGGCTTCTGCTTTCGGCGATTTTCATAAGTTCATGCCGGAACAATCAGTCAGAGAAGCAGTCAACAGACTTATCAGGTGAACTGACGATATTTCATGCTGGCAGCCTTTCGGTTCCGTTTAAAGCACTTGCCGATTCATTCTGCAGGATTCACCCTGAAGTCAGCATACTCACCGAGTCTGCCGGCAGCCTTGCTTCAATAAGGAAAATCACCGACCTGAATAAGCCTTGCGATATAATGGCATCAGCGGACTACACCCTTATAGATAAATTATTGATCCCGGATTACGCAAGCTGGAACCTGCTGTTTGCCGGCAATGAAATGTCCATTGTTTACCATTCAGATTCCAGGCTGGCTGATTCATTATCTGCGGATAACTGGTATAAAATTCTAATGAACCCCGAAGTAAGGTTCGGGCGCTCCGATCCCGATTCAGATCCCTGTGGCTACAGGGCCATCCTTACCATGAAACTGACAGAAAAATTCCTCGATCAGCCCGGTCTGACGGAGAACTTTCTTCAGAAAGACAATAAATTCATCAGGCCAAAAGAAGTTGACCTTCTGGCATTACTTGAATCAGGATCAATAGATTATATATTTCTTTATAAATCAGTTGCCATACAACATAAGCTAAAATATCTGGAATTATCTGACAGCATTAACCTCGCTTCACCAGGCCTCCAAGATCTTTATCAGACTGTTTCAGTGGAAATAGCAGGCAATAAACCAGGGGACAAAATCACTCAGCATGGTGAAGCCATGGTTTATGGCCTCACCATCCTTAACAACAGCAAAAACAAAGCGCTTGCCGAAGCTTTTATCAGTTTTATACTGAAAGATGGCTTACAGATTATAGAAAATCTCGGGCAAACCCGTGTAATTCCCAGACTATCTGAAAAATCGCAAGCTCCGGCATTTCTTCATGAATATCTTGTCCCCTGA